The Marinitoga sp. 38H-ov genome contains the following window.
AGAACGATAAACCTTAGTAATAATAGACTTAAGTTTCTTAGCAAAATCAATACCGAGTCTTCTTTTAGATAAAGAAGAAACTAAACTAAATAAATCATTAATAGACATATTATAAATATCTTCAGCGGAATAATCAGATAAAATAGTTAAAAGAGTTTTAGATAAATTAAGTTCCTTAGCTAGACCAGGGAAATAAGCTGCAATCAAACTAGCAAGATAAGTTTTTTCAGCAGCTAATTGATGAGAAATATGATATCTTGAACGAGTAATTTCTCTAAGGGATTCAAAAAAAGAATCTTTAAGAACAAAAGGAGTAAGATTCTCAGGAAACTTAATAGCAGTTTTTTGAATAACTTTAGCATCTAATTTATCAGTTTTAGGCCAATTAAGAATCTTTCTGGTACTGGAAACATTAGAAGGGGAAACAAAGAATAAATCATCAAAACCATGAGACTTAAGAAAAACAAAAATATTTTTAGAATAAATACCAGTAGGTTCCAAAACAAAAGCGATATCGTCCATATCTTTAAAAATAGAAACAAGTTTCTCGTAACCATCGATAGAATTATCAACAACACCTTTGATAGAATTATCAAGAAAATAATCAAGTTTATCTTTAGAAACATCGATACCAACAAACAACATAGAAACACAACCTTTCAGAATTAGATTCTAACTCTGGGTATATAAGAAAAGAGCCTCGTTATATGTAAGAGCTATAGCTCATTCTCCGGTAGCAATTCAACTTATATACCAAAGTTAGTCAGACTATTCAAGGCACTTAAGTGCAGGAGGTGACAGAATTACTTTAGTTATATAATAACTCAGAGTTAGAATTATTTTTTTAAAAATAAATATCAGATTTATTAATTATATGAAAACATTATACACGAGGAGGTTATATTATGAAAAAAATAAGTATTATATCATTT
Protein-coding sequences here:
- a CDS encoding IS110 family transposase; the protein is MLFVGIDVSKDKLDYFLDNSIKGVVDNSIDGYEKLVSIFKDMDDIAFVLEPTGIYSKNIFVFLKSHGFDDLFFVSPSNVSSTRKILNWPKTDKLDAKVIQKTAIKFPENLTPFVLKDSFFESLREITRSRYHISHQLAAEKTYLASLIAAYFPGLAKELNLSKTLLTILSDYSAEDIYNMSINDLFSLVSSLSKRRLGIDFAKKLKSIITKVYRSTLNDFNTANFNIALAFDRIKLLQSQIDRIDKQLNLYFKRLNTTLDTIPGISVILSMSIISEIINIDNFASDSKLSSYAGLRWDLNDSGKKTDNHKNLSKKGNKYLRYYLYQAASCAIRYDPVLKSYYKKKRDQGKSHKAAVVLTARKLVRSIYYMLKNNSSYNPIELSQSSKKMVFLKDDSNNQ